Below is a genomic region from Tripterygium wilfordii isolate XIE 37 chromosome 12, ASM1340144v1, whole genome shotgun sequence.
GAGTATGATGGCCCGAGTTTAGGCCCATATCGGATGTAACATGatatatctataaaaaaaaattgaaagggcTCCATGATGGGCTTCTTACAATATTCTACTTACTAGCATAGCTAATACAAATCTTCCTCCTAAATATGatactaattaaaaaaaactagtgCTTCCTTTTCTATCAAGCAAGGAATACAAGGCCAAAAGGCAGGGGAGACAAATTGATTACTTGAAACAGACCCACCTACTAAAGAGAAGGATTTAACAAAATCTTTCTAATCACACAACCCAAATgacaagaaaaaaggaaatttagagaaaaaaaaatctggtggaagaaaccctaaaacccatCTCTCACCATGAAAATTTGAAGGATCAGAAGAAACAAAACCAATAAATTAACCTTAAAAACAGAGAGAATCTTATGTGGGTTTTAAATCTTGAAACATAGTATCCCACCTGATCTCTTCAACACCAGTTGACCAGTGGCAGTACCCATCATCATCTGCACAACCTTCCATCTGTTGATGATCATAAGGACTTGAAAAGCTATTAATCCTATTCCCACCCACAAATCCAGGGCTTCCATTTGTGAGCAAAAGCCTCTCCTGTTTACCCAAAATCAGCTTCTTGTTCCTCTTCAACATTCCTCCTCTTAATCTAGTGTTATAGCTTGGCCTTGGAACCACAACAATGGCAGATTTTTCGCGGCGAATAAGCGTGGTAATATACCTTTGTAGACACTTCTTTGTCTTCTTGATTGCAACAAGAATCCTTGATATGCTTCTTGGGCTTggtcctctctcttttcttgctAATTTGAGGATCTCTAGCCTGTGTTTGGCTATGGAGATTCCCATGCTTTGCAAGAATTCATGGTTGATGTAAACAATATCTTCATGTTCAAGCTCGTTGTGGGCAAAAGCAAGGCCATACTCATACACAAGTGAAGGCTCAAGCCCTGTTTTTGATAGCCATGAAAACCAGTCCATGACTTTTGAATGAATTTCGACTCTGCTTTGAGACAGATTTATGTGCATATATAAAGCAGGGGAGGTGAAGTACGCAGATTTTACAAAAAGAGTCCTTATACTTTACCTAAATTTTTATTTGGACCCCTTACTTTTTTCTAAACCTAATTCAGCCCCAATttaaatgaatttatttttggaCTATTGTCACTAGATACTATTGTTATGAAACTATAAATATGACACATAACTCATGAAGAACCACATCATCATTTTAACTAACGTTAACTCCATCCTAATTGGATAGAGGGAAATTGAGGGACTTAATTGAATTTATGAGGAAAGTATAATGGCCCATCCCTCATTAATGGGGAATtgtcctcttttcttctttttttcctttgttattttaatttttaagctTTTGCTTTATCTTCATGTGAATAAAACAAAACTCAGTTGGGAGTTAAAAACTTGAGATTGactaaagaaaaaggaagatgtGTGGGGACTTTCATGGGCATGGCAGCATGTGTCCACTCCCTCCCAAAGATGGAAGATGGGGTTAAAAGAGTTACCAAACTATTTAGCTTGTGAGCTAAGAATTCTTCTGTGGAAATTCATGTTTTGCCATCAATCACGGGAAGAAAAGGAGTGAATAGTAGTAGGGACACCCAATATTgtttgtgtatgtatgtgtctatatatatatatatatatatatatatatatatatgggcctATTGTTGTGTGTGGACGAGATAAGGGCACTTGTAATGGTAGACAATTATtgagccaacaaagatgttgtcttttgctgatgtggctgtattgtaaaacgtgttttgcttatgtggctacattgagagaagtgttttgctgatgtggatgtattggtatttggtgttttgatgtagttttgttgtggataatatggaggaatggaatgtcgttgggttgggtggaaagagaaagtgtgtgggaagagaaagtgtatagaaatttgtgttttgctgatgtggctgtattagaatacgtgtctgacttgactttttgtgtaatagaggtgggacccaaaattaattttgttgtggACATTTCCCCCTAAGCCATTGCAGGTGCCCTAAGTAAGTGGGGAAATAAATGTagctcaaattttcaaaattgagGGCCCTTTTAAAAAGTTGGATAAGGATTTGgttaaaactaaaaacaaaagtaaaagctttttttttcaaagatagAAACCCacagttattattattattattttttaatagagA
It encodes:
- the LOC120011082 gene encoding uncharacterized protein LOC120011082; amino-acid sequence: MDWFSWLSKTGLEPSLVYEYGLAFAHNELEHEDIVYINHEFLQSMGISIAKHRLEILKLARKERGPSPRSISRILVAIKKTKKCLQRYITTLIRREKSAIVVVPRPSYNTRLRGGMLKRNKKLILGKQERLLLTNGSPGFVGGNRINSFSSPYDHQQMEGCADDDGYCHWSTGVEEIRWDTMFQDLKPT